The following are encoded together in the Candidatus Tanganyikabacteria bacterium genome:
- a CDS encoding TIGR02679 family protein, producing MSNQEPLGARDTPLGAPGLDRLLSRLAARLARGKPLAGRLSLEAPTEAEREAIGRLLGRRAVGQGSLSIDLGEVERLLAEGGRHRTLAEAVEAVHGPVAAPAALARERAAEVERAWAAAYEEARSSLASKGHDHVAWIEDLVRSGAAKRLARRDAGVGAALLRQAVATAARLPVDGVPLASLAASATGDSHALDRGSAVGLLVFRLVARLAGPVDSRGIEAWRESWDRVGVVCDELSAPVLVLGLSAEPDHPVAEALNLFAKAGEPHRLSIRSLLRFPFRFKTLPGTERTAYVCENPSIVAAVADRLGNRCPPLICVEGQPKAASRLLLQALTSQGWALLYHGDFDWKGIEIANFVLNRHGARPWCMTAADYRKAPPGVPLSGKPVQASWDSELESAMVRSGHAVHEEAVLESLLGDLASRPPTWSLLTDHDRGTVGE from the coding sequence TTGAGCAATCAGGAACCTCTTGGCGCACGGGACACGCCCTTGGGCGCTCCTGGGCTCGACCGTCTTCTCTCGCGCCTGGCTGCCCGCCTCGCCCGCGGCAAGCCGCTTGCCGGCCGCCTGAGCCTGGAGGCCCCCACGGAAGCCGAACGCGAGGCGATCGGCCGACTACTTGGCAGACGCGCGGTTGGCCAGGGGTCACTCTCGATCGACCTGGGAGAGGTCGAACGGCTCCTTGCAGAAGGCGGACGGCACCGGACGCTCGCGGAGGCCGTTGAAGCCGTGCACGGCCCCGTCGCGGCGCCCGCCGCCTTGGCCCGAGAACGGGCGGCCGAAGTGGAGCGCGCATGGGCAGCGGCATACGAGGAAGCCCGCAGCAGCCTGGCTTCAAAGGGGCATGACCACGTTGCCTGGATCGAGGACCTGGTGCGGTCCGGGGCCGCAAAGCGGCTCGCCCGGCGAGATGCCGGGGTCGGCGCAGCACTCTTGCGACAGGCCGTTGCCACGGCCGCTCGCCTTCCAGTGGACGGTGTTCCCCTTGCCTCGCTCGCGGCCTCGGCCACCGGAGACAGCCACGCCCTCGATCGGGGTTCGGCGGTGGGTTTGCTGGTGTTCAGGCTGGTGGCCCGCCTGGCTGGGCCGGTCGACTCCCGGGGGATTGAAGCCTGGCGCGAGTCATGGGACCGGGTAGGCGTCGTGTGCGACGAACTCTCCGCCCCCGTGCTGGTGCTAGGCCTCTCCGCCGAGCCAGACCACCCGGTTGCCGAGGCGCTGAATCTCTTTGCCAAGGCCGGCGAGCCGCATCGCCTGTCGATCCGATCGCTCCTACGCTTCCCTTTTCGGTTCAAGACGCTTCCAGGAACCGAACGGACCGCGTACGTCTGCGAGAACCCCTCCATCGTTGCGGCGGTCGCAGATCGCCTAGGGAACAGGTGCCCTCCGCTCATCTGCGTGGAAGGCCAACCGAAAGCGGCCTCACGCCTCTTGCTACAGGCCCTGACCAGCCAAGGGTGGGCCTTGCTTTACCACGGGGACTTTGACTGGAAAGGAATCGAGATAGCGAATTTCGTACTGAACCGGCATGGCGCTCGACCGTGGTGTATGACCGCCGCAGACTACCGCAAGGCCCCGCCGGGCGTGCCGCTGAGCGGCAAACCGGTCCAGGCCTCCTGGGATTCGGAATTGGAGAGCGCCATGGTGAGAAGCGGCCACGCGGTACACGAGGAAGCGGTGCTTGAAAGCCTGCTTGGCGACTTGGCTTCCAGGCCCCCTACTTGGAGTCTCCTGACCGACCACGACCGGGGAACCGTTGGAGAG